In one Bacteroidota bacterium genomic region, the following are encoded:
- the ychF gene encoding redox-regulated ATPase YchF: MALKCGIVGLPNVGKSTLFNCLTNAKAQAANFPFCTIEPNVGVITVPDERLNKLAELVKPERIVPTAVEIVDIAGLVKGASKGEGLGNQFLANIRECDALIHVLRCFDDPNVVHVDGSVNPVRDKEVIDMELQLKDLDSVDKKLSRVRNTAKAGVDKDAKKAFEVLSIYKEHLEAGKSARAVQMKEEDKVHVADLMLLTAKPVLYLCNVRLTPTLSEGEGARVEQVRKIAKEENAEVVLIDAQQEAEIAQLESYEDRKTFLADLGLEEAGVNKLIKAAYKLLKLKTYFTAGPKEVKAWTITKGMTAPQAAGVIHTDFEKGFIRAEVIKYNDFVTLGSESACRDKGKLAQEGKEYVVGDGDVMHFRFNV, from the coding sequence ATGGCATTGAAATGCGGAATAGTTGGTTTGCCCAATGTAGGCAAGTCAACTTTGTTTAATTGTTTAACAAATGCGAAAGCGCAGGCGGCAAATTTTCCGTTCTGCACGATTGAACCGAATGTGGGAGTGATTACAGTTCCCGATGAACGCTTAAACAAACTTGCTGAACTGGTAAAGCCGGAAAGAATTGTTCCGACAGCTGTGGAGATAGTTGACATCGCGGGATTGGTGAAAGGCGCGAGCAAAGGCGAAGGATTGGGAAATCAATTCCTCGCGAACATCCGCGAGTGTGATGCGCTCATTCACGTGCTTCGCTGTTTTGACGACCCGAATGTTGTGCATGTGGATGGTTCTGTGAATCCGGTGCGCGACAAAGAAGTTATTGATATGGAACTTCAGTTGAAAGATCTGGACAGCGTGGATAAAAAACTTTCGCGCGTACGAAATACTGCGAAAGCCGGAGTTGATAAAGACGCAAAGAAAGCATTTGAAGTTTTATCTATATATAAGGAACATCTGGAAGCGGGAAAATCCGCGCGCGCAGTGCAGATGAAGGAAGAAGATAAAGTTCATGTTGCCGATTTAATGCTTCTTACTGCAAAACCTGTTTTGTATTTATGTAATGTCCGCCTCACCCCAACCCTCTCCGAAGGAGAGGGAGCAAGAGTGGAGCAGGTAAGAAAAATTGCAAAGGAAGAAAATGCAGAAGTGGTTTTAATAGATGCACAGCAGGAAGCAGAGATTGCGCAACTCGAAAGTTATGAAGACAGGAAAACTTTTCTTGCTGATTTGGGATTGGAAGAAGCAGGCGTGAATAAATTAATTAAAGCGGCATATAAACTTTTGAAACTGAAAACTTATTTTACTGCCGGACCAAAAGAAGTTAAAGCATGGACAATCACAAAAGGAATGACAGCACCTCAAGCCGCAGGAGTGATTCATACCGATTTTGAAAAAGGATTTATTCGCGCGGAAGTAATAAAGTATAATGATTTTGTTACGCTGGGTTCTGAATCTGCTTGCCGCGATAAAGGAAAATTAGCGCAGGAAGGAAAAGAATATGTAGTTGGAGATGGGGATGTGATGCACTTTCGCTTCAATGTATGA
- a CDS encoding transketolase: protein MTTTTLSPSEKTKTPTVNIDELKKICSQVRRDIVRMVHACQSGHPGGSLGCTEYFVSLYFQILKHNPKNFQMDGIGEDVFFLSNGHISPVWYSVLARSGYFPVKELSTFRKINSRLQGHPTTHEGLPGVRVASGSLGQGMSVACGAALAKKLNGDKNFVYSLHGDGEIQEGQIWEAAMFASARKIDNLISTIDWNGQQIDGPVDKIMPLGDLKAKWLAFGWEVLQMNGNNIEEVLSVMAEAKSRTGKGKPIMILMKTEMGHGVDFMVGSHKWHGIAPNDEQLAKALAQLPQTLGDY, encoded by the coding sequence ATGACAACAACCACTCTTTCTCCTTCTGAAAAAACTAAAACCCCCACTGTGAATATTGATGAACTAAAAAAAATCTGCTCGCAGGTGCGAAGAGATATTGTGCGAATGGTTCACGCCTGCCAGTCCGGACATCCGGGCGGTTCGCTTGGCTGCACTGAATATTTTGTTTCGCTCTACTTTCAAATTCTGAAACATAATCCGAAAAATTTTCAGATGGATGGAATCGGGGAAGATGTTTTCTTTTTATCGAACGGGCATATTTCTCCTGTGTGGTATTCTGTTCTCGCGCGCTCGGGATATTTTCCTGTGAAAGAACTTTCCACGTTCAGAAAAATAAATTCCCGTTTACAAGGACATCCGACAACACACGAAGGACTGCCGGGAGTTCGTGTTGCATCCGGTTCACTCGGGCAGGGAATGTCAGTCGCCTGCGGTGCCGCGCTTGCAAAAAAATTGAACGGAGATAAAAATTTTGTTTACTCGCTTCACGGTGACGGAGAAATTCAGGAAGGACAAATTTGGGAAGCGGCAATGTTTGCTTCCGCGCGCAAGATTGACAATTTAATTTCTACTATAGATTGGAACGGTCAGCAGATTGATGGGCCTGTAGATAAAATAATGCCGCTCGGTGATTTAAAAGCAAAGTGGCTCGCATTCGGCTGGGAAGTTTTACAGATGAATGGAAACAATATTGAAGAGGTGCTCAGCGTTATGGCAGAAGCAAAATCACGAACAGGAAAAGGAAAGCCGATTATGATTCTGATGAAAACAGAAATGGGACACGGAGTGGATTTTATGGTTGGCTCACATAAATGGCACGGCATTGCACCCAACGATGAACAACTCGCAAAAGCCCTCGCTCAACTTCCTCAAACACTCGGGGATTATTGA